The genomic stretch TTCGCGGCACTTGCCAAAAATCCCATTGCTGTGAGTATAAAAAAAGGGTTTTTCATGTTGAAATTTTTACTAGCCTTAGCCTTACTATTGGCAATCAGCTTTACAACGCCTAGTATAGCAAAGCCTATCCACATTATCGCTGCCGAGAATTTTTATGGTTCTGTTGCAAAACAAATCGGTGGAGATTTTGTCCAAGTCACCAGCATTCTTAATCAACCCGATCAAGATCCGCATTTATTTAATTTAACCCCTAGTGTCGCTAAGGTTCTGGAGCGAGGAGATCTGATTATTTATAATGGCTTAGGCTATGATCCTTGGATGCAGAATTTATTGAATGTGGGCTCAGGCTCAGTAAGAACCGTTATTTGCGTCGCTGATTTAGTACATAAAAAAGAAGGGGTTAATCCGCATATTTGGTATGATCCTGATACTATGCCCGTTTATGCTAAGGCATTGCGTGACTATTTGGTCAAGCATGATCCATTGCATCAAAAAGAATATCAAGTTCACTACCAGCAGTTTATTGCGCAACAACAAAATTTATGGCGATTGATAAAACAAATTAAGGTTCAGTATCAGGGCAGTTCGGTTATTGCGACAGAACCTGTGTTCGGATACATGGCACAGGCTTTAGGATTTCGTATGCAAGGAATTCCGTTTCAACTCAGTATGATGAATGGAGTCGATCCTAGTCCTAGACAAGTACAAGAGTTTCAACGTCAGTTACAACAGCATCGAGTCAAATTAGTATTTTACAATAGCCAAGTGAGTAGTCCTTTAGTGTTGCATTTATTACAACAGGCTAAGTTGTTAGGGATTCCTATCGTAGGAGTGATGGAAACTCAACCTGTGCATACTACTTATTATCAGTGGATGCGGGATCAATTAAAACGAGTGGAGCAGGCATTAGATGAACGCCATCGAATTTAAACAACTTAGTCTTGCCTATGGGCAGCGCTATATTTTTCAAGATTTCACTGCAAACATCAAGGCCGGTGAATTTATTGCCATTTTAGGTGCTAACGGCGCCGGAAAAAGTACTTTATTGCGATCCATATTAGGTTTAATCGCTCCAACCAAAGGTAGCATTGCATTATTCGGACAAGCTGTACACAAAGGTGCCGCTTTTATTGGTTATATGCCACAATTGCGCCAGAATATCGGTAATAGTTTGAGTGCATACGCTTGGTTGGGCGCAAATTTAAATGGATATCAATGGGGGTTACCGGTTTTAAATGCACAACAAACCGAAGAATTGCAACGTGTTATTCAGTTGGTCAAAGCCGAAAAGATTGTCAATCGACCTTATAGTCTTTTGTCAGGTGGGGAACGTCAACGTTTATTATTGGCTCAAGCCTTATTGAATAAACCGAAGATTTTATTGTTAGATGAACCGTTAATGAATCTAGATCCTTATTATCAAGCCACATTGGTCAGTTTAATTGATGAGATCCGTTTGCAATATGGTATTACGATATTGTTTACTTCGCATGATATTAATCCGCTATTAACCAGTGTCGATAGAGTACTCTATTTGGCGAAAGGTAAAGCGGTGATTGGTTCAGTCAATGAAATTATCAATAGCAAAAAATTAAGTGAACTTTATGGCTTGGATATACAGGTTATTCAGCATGAACAGCAACTTTTTGTCATAAATAAAGAATTAGGATTCCATCATCATGTCAACCATTGTCGACCCGACCTCGATCATTTCTCTGTTTGAATATCATTTTCTACGTAACGCACTGCTAGCGGGTACGATTGCAGCGATACTGGCGGGTTGCGTCGGATATTTTATGGTTATTCGTAAATTGGCTTTTGCTGGTCATGCTTTAGGGCATATTGGTTTTGCTGGAGCGACTGGTGCCGGATTAGTGGGCTTAATGCCAGTAACAGGACAGTTGATCTTGACGATATTAGCGGCCATCGGCATGGGTAGCTTAGGTCATCGAATTAGTAAAAGCGATGTGGCTATCGGCATCGTTTTGGCATTGGCGCTAGGATTAGGTGTTTTATTTTTACATTTTTATACCAGTTATGCCGCGCAAGCGATGACGATACTATTTGGTAACCTCTTAGGAGTTTCCGCGCATTTGATAAAAATGATGTTGATTTATTCTGTTCTCAGTTTGCTAGGCTTAAGTGTCATTGCAAGACCTTTATTATTTGCTAGCTTAGAACCTGAATTAGCCGAAGCGAAAGGAGTTTCTTTATCACTCATCTCTATTTTATTTATGATCATCGTGGCCGTTGCTGTCACTGAAGCGAGTCAAGTGGTGGGTGTATTATTAGTGTTTACTTTATTGATAGGACCTTCCGCAGCGGCTTTAAATTGGACGCATCATATTTTAAGCGGCTTGTTTTTAACGGTATTGTTTGGCGTCTTAATCGTCTGGGTAGGTATCATTTTAGCATTTGTCACGGATTGGCCTATTCCGTTTTGGATTAGTGCTTTAGCAGCAAGCAACTATTTTTTGAGTTGTATAGCAAAGCCAAAACATTTTTAATTGTGATCCGTTTCCTTTTTTTATGAGTGTGATTATGAAATCAATGCAAAACATGGATCTTGATCGATTTCCTGAAATAACAGAGAGTGTTTGGAAGATTGTAAAAAAGCTAACAAAGTTATCGAGCAGAAAAAAAATATCGAAAAAAAAATAAAAAACGAGCAAAAATGTTTACTGGAAAATATAGTTTTTTTTGATGAGAAGCAGAATATTAACGATGGCAAATTAATACGAGAGCTTTTACTCCTGTCATTTTTTATAGTGCCTGCGACCGCTGCTTGGGATTTTGTTTTTACTTTTTTGGTGGCTGATTCGATAGTATCAGTACCCATTTTCATCGCTTTGTGCTTTTTTTTAGAAATGCTCCCTACAAAGGGAATAGGTCATTTTCCGAACGAGCTGAATAAACAGAAAAAAATATGTTTAGATAAAAAGCAATTGATCGGAGAATTAAAAGCTGAACTGCAGGAATTAGAGCGAGTTTCAGAAGAAACGATGGAAAACTCTTCTAGTCCTGAAAAATTAGATGGAAGTAAAAAAAGTAATGTTTGCTTTTTTCAACCTGCTAGGGCAAACGAAGAGAATACTGATATTAATAATTTAACTAGCGTTAGTGTTCTAGGATTTAAGTAACTTGCAAAGTTTGTTTTTGTTCGGAAATTAATTTAACGGACCAGCTACATCCCACGCTAAGGCGTGGGATTTTTTTGTGGACTTTCCTGCTATCAATCATCCCAATTTAAACTGCCGCCGGTTTGATACTCGGTTACGCGAGTTTCAAAGAAATTCTTTTCTTTTTTGAGATCAATGATTTCACTCATCCATGGTAAAGGGTTGCTAACGCCAGGATATTGTTCGGGTAAGCCAATTTGTGCAAGACGTCGATTGCCGATGAAGCGCAGATAATTCCACATCATGTCAGCATTTAACCCAAGGATGCCGCGCGGCATGGTATCTAAAGCATATTGATATTCTAGATCGACGCCTTCTTTGACGAGATCAATCACATAGCGTTTGAATTCCGATGTCCATAAATGTGGATTTTCTAATTTAATTTGATTGATCACATCGATACCAAAATTTAAATGCATCGATTCGTCACGTAAGATATATTGAAATTGTTCGGCGGTTCCAGCCATTTTATTTTGTCGACCCATGCTTAGGATCTGTGAAAAACCAACATAGAAAAATATGCCTTCGAATACCACATAAAAAGCAATTAAGTCACGCAATAGACGTTGATCATTTTCGGGTGTGCCGGTACGAAAATTCGGATCGGCTAAACTTTGCGTAAAAGGAAGCGCCCATTCTGTTTTTTTAGCTACCGTAGGTAATTCGCGATACATATTAAAAAGGCGTGCTTCATCCATACCTAAACTTTCTATGACATATTGATAGGCATGTGTATGCAGAGCCTCTTCGAAGGCTTGTCTTAGTAAGTATTGTCGACATTCTGGATTGGTAATATGGCGATAGACGGCTAAAACCAGATTATTTGCAACCAGGGAATCGGCAGTTGAGAAGAAACCCAAGCTGCGCTCTATGATTAAACGTTCATCTTCGCTTAATCCTTTTGGATCACGCCATAGCGCAATGTCTGCCGACATGTTTACTTCTTGTGGCATCCAATGATTAGCACAGGCAGCTAAGTATTTTTCCCAGGCCCATTTATATTTAAATGGGACTAGTTGATTGAGATCGGCGCGACAGTTGATGATCTTCTTGTCATCTACTTGTACGCGTGCCGCACCTATTTCGAGTGTTTCTAGACCGGTAAAACCACCGGTGGCATGTTCAGTCGTATTCATCGTTTTATCCTCTATAGGAGTAACTTTGTTTATGAAACCAGTAGTCTATTGACATGATTCGCAACCTGGGTCAATTATCGAGCAAGCAGGGCCGGTTGCGCTATCCATTTGTACTGAATTTAAGTGACTTTTTTCTAAGGTTGCCTTTTCAGTATGTGTAGCGCCCATCGTCCGTAAATAGTAACTTGTTTTTAATCCTTTCAGCCAAATTCGTTTATAAAGTTCGTCTAATTTTTTACCAGAAGCTTGCGCCATGTAAAGATTTAACGATTGACTTTGATCTATCCATTTTTGACGGCGCGATCCAGCTTCAACCAGCCAATGTGTGGGAACTTCAAAAGCAGTCGCATAGAGCTGTTTTAAACTATCAGGAACACGTTCAATTTTTTGTAAACTACCGTCATAATATTTAAGATCATTCAGCATCACGGCATCCCATAATCCGAGTAATTTTAAATCTTTGACTAAATAGGGATTGATCACGGTGAATTCACCGGACATATTGGATTTTACAAAAAGATTTTGATAGGTCGGCTCAATTGATTGCGAAACACCACAGATATTGGAAATAGTAGCTGTTGGTGCAATGGCCATACAATTCGAGTTACGCATACCTTCTTTCATTACTTTTTTTCGTAATGTGTCCCAATCTAAATGAGCAGTTTGATCTTGGTTTAAGAATTCACCACGGGTTTTTTGTAACAGTGCAATGGAATCTAAGGGTAAAATTCCTTGGCTCCATAAAGATCCGTTAAAGCTTTCATACGAACCTCGTTCTTTGGCTAAATCACTGGAAGCTTCTATGGCGTAATAACTAATCGACTCCATAGAATGATCGGCAAAGGTGATTGCGGCTTCTGAAGCATAAGGTAGTCGTAATTGATATAAAGCGTCTTGGAAGCCCATCAGACCTAAACCAATAGGACGATGCTTTAAGTTCGAACGGCGTGCTTGCGGCACGGTGTAATAATTAATATCAATGACATTATCTAACATGCGAATGGCAGTGCGGATAGTGCGACGCAATTTCGCTTGATCGATTTCTCCTGATTCTGTCAGATGCTGAGGCAAGTTAATACTTCCCAAATTACAGACGGCTATTTCATCAATGGAAGTATTGAGTGTAATTTCAGTGCATAAATTGGAGCTATGAATGGTTCCCACATGTTGTTGCGGCGAACGTAA from Rickettsiella endosymbiont of Miltochrista miniata encodes the following:
- a CDS encoding metal ABC transporter ATP-binding protein; the encoded protein is MNAIEFKQLSLAYGQRYIFQDFTANIKAGEFIAILGANGAGKSTLLRSILGLIAPTKGSIALFGQAVHKGAAFIGYMPQLRQNIGNSLSAYAWLGANLNGYQWGLPVLNAQQTEELQRVIQLVKAEKIVNRPYSLLSGGERQRLLLAQALLNKPKILLLDEPLMNLDPYYQATLVSLIDEIRLQYGITILFTSHDINPLLTSVDRVLYLAKGKAVIGSVNEIINSKKLSELYGLDIQVIQHEQQLFVINKELGFHHHVNHCRPDLDHFSV
- a CDS encoding metal ABC transporter permease produces the protein MSTIVDPTSIISLFEYHFLRNALLAGTIAAILAGCVGYFMVIRKLAFAGHALGHIGFAGATGAGLVGLMPVTGQLILTILAAIGMGSLGHRISKSDVAIGIVLALALGLGVLFLHFYTSYAAQAMTILFGNLLGVSAHLIKMMLIYSVLSLLGLSVIARPLLFASLEPELAEAKGVSLSLISILFMIIVAVAVTEASQVVGVLLVFTLLIGPSAAALNWTHHILSGLFLTVLFGVLIVWVGIILAFVTDWPIPFWISALAASNYFLSCIAKPKHF
- a CDS encoding ribonucleotide-diphosphate reductase subunit beta — translated: MNTTEHATGGFTGLETLEIGAARVQVDDKKIINCRADLNQLVPFKYKWAWEKYLAACANHWMPQEVNMSADIALWRDPKGLSEDERLIIERSLGFFSTADSLVANNLVLAVYRHITNPECRQYLLRQAFEEALHTHAYQYVIESLGMDEARLFNMYRELPTVAKKTEWALPFTQSLADPNFRTGTPENDQRLLRDLIAFYVVFEGIFFYVGFSQILSMGRQNKMAGTAEQFQYILRDESMHLNFGIDVINQIKLENPHLWTSEFKRYVIDLVKEGVDLEYQYALDTMPRGILGLNADMMWNYLRFIGNRRLAQIGLPEQYPGVSNPLPWMSEIIDLKKEKNFFETRVTEYQTGGSLNWDD
- a CDS encoding metal ABC transporter solute-binding protein, Zn/Mn family — its product is MLKFLLALALLLAISFTTPSIAKPIHIIAAENFYGSVAKQIGGDFVQVTSILNQPDQDPHLFNLTPSVAKVLERGDLIIYNGLGYDPWMQNLLNVGSGSVRTVICVADLVHKKEGVNPHIWYDPDTMPVYAKALRDYLVKHDPLHQKEYQVHYQQFIAQQQNLWRLIKQIKVQYQGSSVIATEPVFGYMAQALGFRMQGIPFQLSMMNGVDPSPRQVQEFQRQLQQHRVKLVFYNSQVSSPLVLHLLQQAKLLGIPIVGVMETQPVHTTYYQWMRDQLKRVEQALDERHRI